The DNA window TGGTCTTATCCTTGATTCTAAAGGGAATGCAACTAAATTTTCTCCATTAATTGGTGTAGGTTTTTGGAAGATATCCTTTGTCAGCTTGAGGAAGTTTAAACATGCCAAATTGGAATAAATGATTACTCTGTTATTTTCTTACACCTAGTGTTGCCTTTGGCACTCAGATGTCAGTCTGATTGTTTTTCTTATGTGGGTGgactttttttctctaagaatttttatattctctttatcttctttgaggttttaaaatttcaatgtgTCTAAGTGTTGTTTTATTATCATATATTGTTTTGCACGCTGTGATCCTTTTCCAGCTGAAAGGGATCTgtaattttggaaatttcttgattgttattttttaaaaaaacaatttctctttgtttacatttctgtttttctggaactCATTTTAGAGCTTTATCTGCTGTATTTCTTaccttttaatatatatttttacattgtttcccacccgtgtgtgttttgttgtcctttctttccccttttattGAGATACGATGTTATTACAGATTATTGTTGATCTTAATCTTCTACAGGTTATTGTTGATCTTATTCTTAATAATCTGACTGgctcactccccccccccccccacccagagggCAAATTTTAAAGGACAGATAAACACAATCAACAGTAGTCACAGAACAAAAGTAATACACTGATTAGGAAGCAGAGAGAACCAGTTCAGATAAGCctggtaaaatgagaaaaagcaacTGAAATTTGTTTAGAAACCAACAATAATCCTTAAGATTAAGAGAGTtgaaccaggggtgcctgggtggctcagttggttaatcggctgccttcggctcaggtcatgatcccactgggatcgagccccatggcaggctccctgctcagtggggagtctgcttctcctccttctgcctgcctgtgctctctctctgagtcaaataaataaaattgtaaaaaaaaaaaaaaaaaaaaaaaaaaagttgaaccaGACCAAAGCAAGGGATTTAAAGATGTAgcctaaaaaagtaaaataagatatgAGTTTGGGAAATTGCAATTTGGGCTATATGGATTACTGAGACGAAGGTAGACCATGTTCATTTCATCGTAACTaaagaaagtatataaaatgatAGCTTACACTGCTCAGTTGATGAGCTGATTgatagaaaaagggaaaaaaactgaatCTGGGACAGGGCAATGTTTTGACCCAAGGTATAACCATTTTTTGCTGCAAAAATAGCTGAGAACATGCCATATTGCTACAGGTGTTGGGAGCTACTTTACGTATAGATACTTGTGAAACTTAAAACAGCACTGCCAGTtggtattattccattttacaaaataagaaaCTACAGCtgagagaaatttctgttcaGAGTCTTCAAGCTAGTAAGTTAGGCCTAATACCATAATACTCTGTTCATCTAGAGGATAGACTTTCAGTGGCCTCAGCTTTCTAGAAAACAGTGAAAGtggtagtaatagtaataataccttttaaaaacCCCTAGACATCTTctaagaagggaggaaaagaactATTCACAAATGTTGCATTAAGAACAATGAAAATTTGCGCACCTGAATATTCTTATTTGGATAAATATGTTTAGAATAAAGAACAAGCTAActgtgaggagagaggaagacaagaaatacagaaattaaataaatcaggCTGGGGCCAGTAGACAAGGGAAACCAGAAACAGCCCTGCGTCCTTCATTAGTCCCTGAAATATCACTGCATTGTTGTACAGCACAGCATTCTATAGGAGGCACGTAGGCAAGGGTTAGTCTATATCTAGTAGATTGCTAGTTAAGCTAGTTAAATTAGAAATTTTGGTCTTAAAACATCAGTCAAGCTCCTGTCAGTTGGGAAACATGACATTGGTGGAGCCCTTTCATTTCACATCTTCACAgttctttctttggaaaacagGCTAAAAAGTACTGAGTGGTCCAGACattctcaaagaagaaaaatgtaatggTAGACTTAAATGACTGAGATATTAAGATTTATATTATTAGGATTGGGTGGTATTGGTGTGAGGCTAGACAAAAATAGGTCAGTGGCACataatagagaatccagaaatagtgTCCCATATATATGATCACCTGATTTAGAAAGGTGGTAATAGAGTCTAGTGGGGAAAGGCTGGTCTATGAAATACATGTTGCTAGGACAGTTGGCTCTCTCTTTGGAAAAAAGTATATTTCGACTCTTACCTCACACTGTACATACACAAAGCTCAATtccagataaaaatatgaaaagttaaaaaaatagtaaagcttttagaagaaacCGCAGAACATCTTTGAGGAAGATGTTGGCAAGGACACAACTGTAAAggtaaaggaaagaaatgggtAACTATGACTATGTTAAGAACTTCAGTTTATCGGGTTAtctttaagaaagtgaaaaggcaaccaaaGAGTGAGAGAAGACACTGAAAATACACATATCTAATAAAGAGCTCATATCCAGAAtattataaagaactcttacatattaactagaaaaagacaaaaaccctattaaaaatgagcaaaagacttaAACAGATATTTCACTGGGTTTGAAAAGAGAGGGTATCTCTGTGGCTATTTAACATAAAAAGTCTACAACTTCATTAGTTACcaaagaatagaaatgaaaaccagCATGATACCACCAGGCACCCACCGGaatggctgaaatgaaaaaggcaaaaaacacctgcgtgttggcaaggatatggaagaACAGAGTTCctgttcattgctggtgggagtgtaaattggcaTAAGCACTTTGAAAAACCTTTTGCGTTGTCTAAAGCTGAATATATGCAAGCCCTGTGACACAGCAATTTCAGAAGTCAGGATAGCGGAGCCCTTGCCACGGCTCTGGGGGACCAGGACTGGAAGGGCCCATCCTGGGATGCTGCGGCGTTCCGTTTCCCAACATGGGTCAGACTGCATGAGTAGTTCACTTTGTGATGACGCACTGAGCTCTACCCTTAGGATTTATGTGCTCTTCTGTGTGTATGCTGTGCTTTGAGAAAAAGTTAAGCCTGTATGTTGAAAAGTGACTAATCTTTAGCTTCAGATTCCATTCTACTGGCTTTTAAAGATGAGGACTTTTTAAGATAGAAATTACTCATTAAATAGTTGgagttgaggggaaaaaatgagcagaaggcaTATTTAAGAAGACCGTATACATTTGCATAAAAATTTTTACTGGGAGAAAAGACCTTTGTCTGCTGGGTGCTAGACTTTCTTATCTTGTTCTTACTAGAAAATTTTTTGGTTATTTGATTTCTGAATTTGGGCCATAAACCTATGTGACACCAGTTCAGTTTGTGGCTACAGAATCTCATGGGAGACTTTCCTCTGCATTAGCATCAGAagttttttgttctctttcttaatTTTCCCCTCATTCTCCGAGTGGGTAGGACGATGCGTGGTAGAAGAGGTGGTTTGGATTTCTAAGGCAGAGGTCAGGAAACTGGCCTATAGGCTAAACCTGGCTCAAGGCCTGCTGCCGTAAAGCTTTATTTTGGAACATAGCCGTACTCAGGTTATTCGCACATTATTTATGGCTGCTTTTAGCTATAgtgacagagttgagtagttgcgaCAGAGACCTCATGACCTACAAAACCTAAAATACTGCCTGGCCTTTTTATAGAAAAGGTTTGCCACCCCGGTTCTGTTTGCGAGCCTTTGCTATCTGAAATGATTCACTAGTCATCTGTAgctatttccatttaaattaattaaatacaataaaaaaattcaggTCATTTGTATTAGCAACATTTGAAGTGCTCATCACTATGTGTAGCTAGTAGAACTCTGTTGGACAACGCAGATATGTAACATGTCCATCATCCAGAAAATTCTCTCTGGCCCCggttgagcctttttttttttttttttttttttttttttactgtctccttCATTTTTCAACTGTTTCCTGCTGCTGTGCTGTTTCTTTCATGTggacttattttctctttttttcagtctttgtaatttttttccatccTCCTAAGAATTAGTTTGGTCccagtttatttaaatattaattatattaagtTTTCACAATTCTGTCTATGTGTTCTGTAGTTCACCAAGGAAATGATAAGATATTTAATGGCAGGCACTGTGTTCTCTGTTGCTTTGTATAGTGCGTTGCACATAGTAATTTTGTCGCTGTTGTTTTAATACATACTGGATTTCCCTAAATAGTgtgaaattatttcagttttttccccctAGGCATAACAAACCGtaaacttcaaaagaaaaaggaaaaaaaggataaagcaAAGATGGGTGAAAAGAAACCAGAACCTTTGGACTTCGTGAAAGATTTCCAGGAATATCTGACTCAGCAGACTCATCATGTGAACATGATTTCTGGATCAGTTAGTGGGGACAAAGAAGCAGAGGCTCTTCAGGGAGGTAGACTCATCTTAATActattaaataattcatttttcataaatacaTTAATACTTGTGCGTAGTTATCCATACGGTGAAGACCACTATTCACTAATGTGGATCATTCCATTTTTACTTAGAAAGACACAGGgcaatttgttttcctttttaaacatgtCAGATTTTTGTTGAGGGAAGAATGAAACTTCTCAAGGGACTAACATGGTCTGGAGAGGCATTATGGTTTTGTTGGAAGGTTAGGAGTTCTAAATATCCTTCCCATCTTCTAAGTTCTATTAGCTAACAGTAGACACAAGGAACCCAAAGGGGTAGAGACTCAGCTTCACTACACAAaggatttggccagtgggaaaTCTGGATTAGACCAGAGACACAAtgggggtttctttttcttctctcttgaagTGAAGAAAGGGCTGACCATGTTTACTTCTCTAGACAGAGAACCAGAATAGGGAAAGCAGCGACCCACTCGAGCCTGCTCCAGATGGACTTCTGTCTGGTTTGCTTACCACACAGACTAGAATCTGTTCCTGGATGTAGCTCAGTGGTCTACAGACTACAGCCCCTGGGCCCAGTCTGGACTGCGAGTTGTTTTTGTATGACCTGCAAACTAAGAGtgatttctacattttaaaatggttgggggaaaaaaaaataaaaagaatagtatCATGTGCAAACTATATGAAATTCAGACTTCAGCAtccataaagttttattaaaacatagcCACACTTGCTTGTTTACATATTTTCAGTCTTTGTATATGTATAACATGTATAACAGTGGAGCTGAGCAGTTGTAGAGAACagatggcccacaaagcctaaggTATTTCGGATCTGATCCTCGTGGGAAAAGTTTCCTGACCCCTGACGTAGATAGTCTGTGGCCTTGTTGTCCAGGGACTAGCAGCAGGGACcaggcatcacctgggagcttgttagaagtgTAAATTGTCAGTCCCCACCGCAggtctactgaatcagaatctgtttTCATAAGCTCCCCACGTGATTCATATACACGTGGAATTTTGAGAGTCACTGGCTTGGGAGAGAAATCGAAGATGGGGACACGGAGCCCTGTCCCGCCAGTGCAGTGGCACCGTTGGATACTGAATTTGCACCAACCAGCAAAATCACTTCTCCTCCTGGTGAAGGGGGGAGGAAAGAGTGGAGGAGGGGGTGCGACTTGTTCATACCAGTACTGCTGTTTCCTGGGGATGGAGTAGAAGTGTTTTTCCCAAGAGTGTGGGAATAAAAATGTCCCTCCTGACACTTTAATGTACAGATTCTTGGACTGAGATTCAAGAGACCAGGGTTGTAGTCCCCACTGCTTGCTGGTTTTCCTGATATGAGCACTTGCCCCTTCAGTTTCTTTATAGATACAAAGAAGTAGTCAGGTTAAATTAAAAGCAAAGGGCTAGACAAATCTCTTTTAGCTTTCAAATTCTTACAGTTCTAACATTCAGAGCTATCAGATATAGTATCTTCCTTTATGTACCGAGTTAGAATTTGAAGATCCTAACTGCAGACCAAAATCTAGAATGTGTATAAACCAAATGAAACAGGGCAAAACTCAACATTAATTGCTTTAGATGACAGTAAACTGAGTGAAGATTTGGAGAAATTATCATGAGTGCCAATTATAATACTTGAAGAAGTGACTAGAATCTTAAACATGTATAGCTTTGCCATTACTATTTACTCCCCTCTGTTCTCCAGACCTGTCAAATAAGGATAATACCCTAGTCTCTTCTTCAAAAGCATGTTGAGGACTGATGAAATTTATGTGTCAGTAATTTGAGGTCCCCCTATAAAAGGTTTTGTATGAAATTAACCTCTGTTCAGAAAGTCTGTATTTTCTGAGTTTAGCTCTTGTGCTAACTAAACTATCGATTTATGAAAGATTTTCTACTACTTAAGACTAAAATGCTAAATTGAGTTGATTCTGAGATGCGTCATTTCTTTTGCTACACTTTGTTTCTAGCTGGAACAGATGGTGATCAAAATGGACTCGATCACCCATCTGTTGAAGTTTCCTTGGATGAAAACTCAGGAATGTTAGTAGACGGGTTTGAAAGGACCTTTGATGGGAAGCTCAAGTGTCGGTACTGCAACTATGCCAGCAAAGGAACAGCCCGGCTTATTGAACATATTAGAATCCACACAGGTAATGGCGAAATGGCTGGAGGAGGCATTTCTTTTGGGGCGGGAGAAGGGCCAAGGAAGGCAGGTTGATCTGACCTATAAGTAGTTCTGATAGTTTAAAATTGAAGGTTGATATAAGGTATGAATAAATGGGGAAGTTACTCCATTTGTTCAAAACAATGGCATAGCAACATACAGGAAGTGAGGCCCCTTCTAGAGCTTCCCTGTCCTTAGCCATCTTTCTTCTTGATCCACATAATCTCTCAATATCTGTCTGCTTCTTAGGCTGGGCAGGTTAATGCTGAAGGTAGTGTGAagtgataaaatgtttttatctttatactTACTAAGTATGTTTCAGTAGCCGACCAGGGACAAGGCTTTTATACAGTTGCAGGCTATACTGCTGATCCTCAGGGCTCACCTTAGCCCTCCCACCTCCTGAGAAGCCCTCCTAGCTACGCCCTGCGCTGGCCTAAGACCTCGTCAGGGGTCCCACCCGTGTGTCCCGTGGGGTCTCATGCTGTGTCTGAGGACAGGGCTCGTGTCAGGGCCATGTTTGTGCCCACAGAGCCTAACAGAGCATCTGACTCATAGTAAGGACTCAGTACTTATTTGTTACGTTAATGACTCCAAATCTCCTATTCCAAACATGTGTTTTACATATTTGTGCCGTTTTCAGCTAACGGCACTGACTACAGTTGTCCCTTTTGGCTactgaagaggagaggaggaaggtaGAAGTGAAGCACTGGCCAATTTGAAGGGACACTTTACATAATTCGTACTTGGACTGGGAAGCTCATTTCCATTTTGACTTTCTATTTAATAGAAGGACTTTTTAGAaaagggtttttgtattttttcgcGAGGAAGGGGTATTTGTACGTGTTTGTGTGTGAATATGTATGAAGAAGTGTTCATGTATAGTGTTCATAAACATGTAACTGACATATGTAGGTAATATTATTGTCAGTTTTGCTATTCTTTCCCCAGATGCCAGTTGAAGCCATAACAATTTTTACACTATATTGACTAATAGAAAGTATCTGTATATCTCAAATTGTTGCTGATGAGTTAAGCTTTAACCTGATCAGTTTCTACGTCTAATGAATGGACAAAACATGAATCTTTCCAGAAATTAGCTACTCTTGCAGTTTctcccccatttttctttttaaacaggtGAGAAACCTCATAGATGTCACTTATGTCCATTCGCATCTGCTTACGAGCGCCATCTGGAAGCCCACATGCGTTCCCATACAGGAGAAAAACCATACAAATGCGAATTATGTTCCTTCCGCTGCAGTGATCGAAGTAACCTGTCCCATCATCGAAGGCGCAAGCATAAAATGGTACCAATTAAAGGTACTAGGTCTTCCTTAAGCAGCAAGAAAATGTGGGGAgttttacagaagaaaacaagCAATCTGGGCTATAGCAGAAGAGCATTAATTAACTTAAGTCCACCTTCCATGGTGGTTCAGAAGCCAGACTACCTTAACGATTTTACCCATGAAATCCCAAATATCCAGACTGACTCCTATGAAAGTATGGCAAAAACCACATCAACTGGTGGCCTACCACGGGACCCCCAAGAACTCATGGTTGACAACCCTTTGAATCAGCTCTCAACTCTGGCGGGACAGTTGTCTAGTTTGCCACCGGAAAACCCAAACCCTGCATCTCCTGATGTCGTGCCCTGCCCCGACGAGAAGCCTTTCATGATGCAGCAGCCCTCGGCCCAAGCAGTGGTTGCTGCCGTGTCAGCGAGTATTCCTCAGAGCTCCTCTCCCACAAGCCCTGAACCTCGGCCGTCACATAGTCAGAGGAACTATAGTCCGGTGGCAGGTCCGAGCAGTGAACCAAGTGCCCACACGAGTACTCCCAGCATAGGAAACAGCCAGCCGAGCACTCCAGCTCCGACCCTGCCGGTCCAGGACCCGCAGCTTCTGCACCACTGCCAGCACTGTGACATGTACTTTGCCGACAATATCCTTTACACTATTCACATGGGATGTCATGGGTATGAAAATCCTTTTCAGTGTAACATATGTGGTTGCAAATGTAAAAACAAGTATGATTTTGCCTGTCATTTTGCAAGGGGTCAGCATAACCAACACTGATTGAAATAATCACATTATGCTTTACTTGGTTTTACCtttttgtgttttatagttttgtttattgttttttttcgggggggggggtcactcCTAATAAGGTGTCTGCTAATTCAAAGTCtacatatttatagaatataaGTTTGACAGtggaaacaaaatttttttttctataaaaatctgGGCAGGCTCATTTATGTATTAGAGCAGTGAGACAGGTTGGTGTCTATATTTTCCTTTCACTTAGACAGTTGAGAATTGGAGTGCAGTCATAATCCTAACAGGTATTCATTTAAATTTCCCATACTTACGGTCCATAAACATTTCAAAGCTTACTGATACTCTTGGTATTTCAACGTACACATTGCAGGTAGATATTATTTCTGCCATATTTCAACATGGTAGAATTACCGTCTCTTACAAAGTCTGTTAACAGTTTATTTCAGTGTTTAGTAGAGGAATTACTTTTAACCTCGTTCTTTGTCAACGTGCTGTTTCATTCACATTGCTGAATGTTCACAGTACTTTCATTTCACCTGATAATCACAGAGCTATTTAGTGTAGcagatccttcttttttttttttcccttaagggGAAATGTAGAAGaggtcattctttttaaattcaagttataaAAATATGAGGTAAAagttctaaaaagaaatgaaacctaaATTGAAAAATGGGGTTTAATACTAAAGGTACCCGTTTATTCAGTTCCTAGTTTAAATGTGTCAGTTTTCCATTGgattctttttattctggtttatTGTAAAAACCACATGAGAATGCTAGAAATATCAGAGGATTATCTATaaagatgcctttttttttttttttaatttgaacctTCCATTTAAATTCTTCACTCTGACATTGGTAGTATCAGGTGAGGTTGATAAGTATACTGAGAATCTGTTATTCCTCCTATTCCTTTGATGACCAAAGAGGTACGGTGGGAGTCATCCATCTTATTCCTTGGAAATGCAgtccttcaaaagaaaaaaaaaatctctgaagttTCCATTTCCTGCCTTCTATCCATTTACTGCGTGTAATTTCCAAGAAGAAGTGGGTATAGAAACACATGGGAAAATAATATGaagtaatacttaaaaaaatgagaatgtgtGTCCAAAACAAATTCTGGTTTTCCCTTCAGAATtggccatttaaaatattttctgtgaattCAACTTGTAATGCTTATTTGCAGTTCTGCCAGTTTTTCATGGACAGTGACAAAACTAAATGGAGACGGATTGAATCGTCGCCTTAGTAGGAAATGGTACAAAAGTgggaaaatagatataaaatgcatttaaatatgatatttaatttgtttacaaAAATAAGACTTGCTAAATCTAGAATAATTTTGAATAGGAGGctattgtttttatattgtgTGATAACTAGCTTACTCTGAAGAGAGCTTggtcaaacaataaaatatattgttactAACTGTTGGTTTCTGTGTACTTTGCAAAAGTTTCATTTGTAATTTGGTTCAAATCTTGAAAGCGTTGCTAATTGGCTTCTTAAAGAGAATACCCTAACTATGaagcatttattaagcaaaaAGGACCTCCACTCTTCTATAGTAAATAGAAAGGGAAATACCGGCAGTAAGCGTCCACCAAGACCCGCACGTGCCAAGTTACTGGatctcctgccctcccttccagATGCTAGAAAGCCATTAAAATGAGTTCTCGTGGTTTAATACCCAGTCGAAACTAACCTCAACAGCATTGTTCAaagagcagcagggagcctgtccaAACTATAAATAATTCTCCTCCTTGTCAAACCTGAGGCTTCTGAATCTCCAGTTGTGTTTCTCTTGTTGCTTAAATCACTCATTGCTCAGATTGGCTTGAATGCAACCATTTCCAAATGTGGAACTTggcttttaatgtttatttattgccAGAAAGAAACAGGTTGCTGTCATTTGGaatcttttataattattttttcttctcactttttttctaaacataaaagCAATACCCTGAGATAGAAAATGAAAGCTTTCATTAAAGAGAAAGAACCCTCTTGTTAAAACCAGTTTATTAACTCTATATTCTGGGCCAAATAGTGACAAACACTTTTTTTCTGGCAACTAAAGATAGATGTTTTGAAggtacattttaatttaaacagaaaatatctttttttcataattataaaactaGAATGTATAATTCTAATTTTCCTATGACTTTAAAGAGCACAGTTGGTATTCCAAAGGCGTCAATGCTTGAGAGCTACAATTAATTCTAAATGCACTAAAGTTTTTGAATCAAATCTACCTTATAAACTTTTttagtattgtatttttaaaaagatttaggattttatttaaactttctgtGAGTTAAATTTTATACATGGAAAGATGATACTATCTTCCATTAAGTGTTGAATACgtttctcccattttatttttaattaaatattttatagaaatgagCTGCTAGGAAAAGTTGAACATGAATTATTTATAGTACTTTGCTGTTAACAGGCAATGTTCTGAaactaaatgtatttttgttcaGTGAACATaagtttagatttttaaagttgGTAGATAATTTATCTccactaatatttttttaagaaactgtgaaGAGATTAACGGAataatttcatttcagattttactAATATAGTATGTAGCTACAACTTCTTGAAATTCAAGTAAAGGCTAGACTTTTACTTTGAATATTTTCCAGTGctatttcattttagaaataagtgTTTGCCATTCATCTGCAGAATTGTTTGACAAAGggaatattacttaaaaaatgttGAGATAAACCTCATTTTAAgttctacaaaaatatttatcaagtggatgtattatttaaaaaaaaaattccctgctAAGGACTTTTTCATTAAATAGTCTTAGAGGGTATATGATTTCTAGAACTTGTTTTTGTCAATTTGTACTTTGATGtaaagaacatattttgtatgcaAAACATAAACCTTGAGTATGGTTGCAAAACACTATATTGTTTAGGGTTCCAGAGAGCAGTTCAATGCTGAAATACCTATAATAGTCTGTAGTTCCTATTGTGAATGAAGCTTTGCTTTTGTAATAcatgaataaaacaaagtaacACTTTCTATTGATCTcgattttccttctttgaaaact is part of the Ursus arctos isolate Adak ecotype North America unplaced genomic scaffold, UrsArc2.0 scaffold_7, whole genome shotgun sequence genome and encodes:
- the IKZF5 gene encoding zinc finger protein Pegasus, translating into MGEKKPEPLDFVKDFQEYLTQQTHHVNMISGSVSGDKEAEALQGAGTDGDQNGLDHPSVEVSLDENSGMLVDGFERTFDGKLKCRYCNYASKGTARLIEHIRIHTGEKPHRCHLCPFASAYERHLEAHMRSHTGEKPYKCELCSFRCSDRSNLSHHRRRKHKMVPIKGTRSSLSSKKMWGVLQKKTSNLGYSRRALINLSPPSMVVQKPDYLNDFTHEIPNIQTDSYESMAKTTSTGGLPRDPQELMVDNPLNQLSTLAGQLSSLPPENPNPASPDVVPCPDEKPFMMQQPSAQAVVAAVSASIPQSSSPTSPEPRPSHSQRNYSPVAGPSSEPSAHTSTPSIGNSQPSTPAPTLPVQDPQLLHHCQHCDMYFADNILYTIHMGCHGYENPFQCNICGCKCKNKYDFACHFARGQHNQH